A region from the Indicator indicator isolate 239-I01 chromosome 4, UM_Iind_1.1, whole genome shotgun sequence genome encodes:
- the ABHD12B gene encoding protein ABHD12B, which yields MASAASHPHAPIYSSISHSSSITHLLSSTHLSRRSLSPAVPSRFPTHAVAAPGRGGLRPARLPVPVAPGAAERSGAGEYGNGNGWHHHGSPLSYTPGDMALQLLSVPKKQWYITCRIFPPAKEILKFATFAVPELYWKKYLHGSSTPVECVAKASTELHTDFLQLPLPNKVLEGSTGYTLSIPMDHKEKVLGVTYPFLFMAMCCCVPQLQPQYLSGNGVKWEGKEKALGGGGLFDVGRGLAAVIASGAMRRRGQRGLGDSGDRDGDSGHAEGRKSTTRRQRSRLAWCPSLRTLLLNLLLIYISVPFLIRLFPYMLTKFVFLNFLAFPFFVDLRQPELLLNNTISLYLTTEPDITVGIWHTVPGSRASEAQSKDQRWYEEALADDHPVIIYLHGNGGTRAASHRVQFLKIMGAADFHILALDYRGYGDSSGHPTESGFTTDVLALYDWTKARSGNSSILFWGHSLGTGIATNVARKLQEERGVQVDAVVLESPYTNIRDAAAHIPITKIYRQFPGFGYLILDSLALGDMFFRSDENVKVLSCPLLILHAEDDDVVPPHLGRKLFETAHSAYKDKTKVKFITFPEKLGLGHDYISFNPELPTLLKDFLKMK from the exons ATGGCTTCAGCAGCCTCACATCCTCACG CTCCCATTTATTCCAGCATCTCCCACTCCTCCTCCATTACCCACCTTCTCTCCAGCACCCACCTCTCCCGTCGCTCCCTCTCCCCCGCCGTCCCGTCCCGTTTCCCGACACACGCGGTGGCAGCCCCGGGAAGGGGCGGGCTGCGCCCCG CGCGGCTGCCGGTGCCGGTAGCTCCGGGCGCGGCGGAGCGGAGCGGTGCGGGGGAGTACGGAAACGGGAACG GGTGGCATCACCATGGCTCCCCACTGTCCTACACCCCTGGGGACAtggccctgcagctcctcagtgtcccaAAAAAACAATGGTACATCAC CTGCAGGATCTTCCCTCCAGCCAAGGAAATCCTCAAATTTGCAACGTTTGCTGTGCCAGAGCTTTACTGGAAGAAGTATTTGCATGGATCCTCCACCCCAGTGGAGTGTGTTGCCAAAGCTTCTACAGAACTCCACACTGACTTCCTTCAGCTCCCACTGCCAAATAAAGTCTTAGAAGGTAGCACTGGCTATACCCTTTCTATCCCCATGGACCACAAAGAGAAGGTGCTGGGGGTCACCTATCCCTTCCTCTTCATGGCAATGTGCTGCTGTGtaccccagctgcagccccagtaCCTAAGTGGGAATGGGGTgaaatgggaagggaaggaaaaagctcTTGG AGGGGGAGGCTTGTTCGACGTCGGGCGGGGCTTGGCGGCGGTGATAGCATCAGGAGCGATGCGGCGACGGGGGCAGCGGGGCCTTGGCGATAGCGGGGACAGAGACGGTGACAGCGGCCATGCAGAGGGCAGGAAGAGCACGACCCGGCGGCAGCG GAGCCGCCTGGCCTGGTGCCCCAGCCTGCGCACCCTGCTCCTGAACCTGCTCCTCATCTATATCTCCGTGCCCTTCCTCATCCGCCTCTTCCCCTACATGCTCACCAAATTCGTCTTCCTGAATTTCT TGGCCTTCCCCTTCTTCGTGGACCTTaggcagccagagctgcttctgaacAACACCATCAGCCTGTACCTCACCACCGAGCCAGACATCACAGTTGGAATCTG GCACACAGTACCAGGCAGTAGAGcatcagaggcacagagcaaGGACCAGCGCTGGTACGAGGAGGCACTTGCTGATGATCACCCTGTGATCATCTACCTGCATGGCAATGGGGGGACCAG AGCTGCAAGCCACCGTGTCCAGTTCTTGAAG ATTATGGGGGCTGCTGACTTCCACATCCTGGCTCTTGACTACAGAG GCTATGGGGACTCCAGTGGGCACCCCACGGAGAGTGGCTTCACCACAGATGTTCTGGCACTCTATGACTGGACCAAAGCACGGAGTGGGAACAGCAGCATCCTCTTCTGGGGACACTCCTTGGGGACAGG GATTGCCACAAATGTGGCAAGAAAGCTGCAAGAAGAACGAG GGGTCCAGGTTGATGCTGTGGTCCTGGAGTCACCCTACACCAACATCCGTGATGCAGCTGCTCACATCCCCATCACCAAG ATCTACCGCCAGTTCCCGGGGTTCGGGTACCTCATCCTGGACTCTCTAGCCCTGGGCGACATGTTCTTCCGCAGCGATGAGAA TGTGAAGGTGCTGTCCTGCCCGCTCCTTATCCTGCATGCAGAAGATGATGATGTGGTGCCTCCACATCTGGGTCGCAAG CTCTTCGAGACAGCACACAGCGCCTACAAGGACAAAACCAAAGTGAAGTTCATTACCTTTCCTGAAAAACTTGGCCTGGGCCATGACTATATCTCTTTCAACCCAGAGCTGCCCACCTTGCTGAA AGACTTCTTGAAGATGAAGTGA